Proteins from a genomic interval of Clostridium scatologenes:
- the rhaB gene encoding rhamnulokinase, giving the protein MEYYLGIDIGASSGRHILSHIENGRLQIEEIYRFENGIKKVNGEYCWDVEKLFSEVKNGIKKCRTIGKIPKTIGIDTWGVDFVLLDEKDNLIGNAVSYRDDRTEGFMEKAFEKIPKDMLYLYTGIQFQRFNTLYQLLSIKEKHSDYLKRAKTFLMIPDYLNFLLTDKKTAEYTNASTTQLLSSFDKTWDYNILDTFGINKNMFPEIRLPKTKLGGLRKEFVEEFGFDSEVILAASHDTGSAFIASVCNDDDSIFLSSGTWSLIGVENHFPICVPQAMDYNFTNEGGIDYRYRFLKNIMGLWIIQEVRRNIDNKYSFAEIAEIARKYRNFKSIINVDDDRFLKPKNMIQEIKNYCAETNQDIPEDIGEIAFCVFNSLAYSYKSSVECLEEIFEKKFKSINIFGGGCKNDLLNELVAEVTGKTVFAGPSEATAIGNISAQILSLGICKNLSEVRQLIKKSFDIKKFNKQLEVN; this is encoded by the coding sequence ATGGAATATTATTTGGGTATAGATATTGGTGCCTCCAGTGGAAGACACATTTTATCTCATATAGAAAATGGAAGATTGCAAATTGAAGAAATATATAGGTTTGAAAACGGAATAAAAAAAGTAAATGGTGAATATTGCTGGGACGTTGAGAAATTATTCAGTGAAGTTAAAAATGGAATAAAAAAGTGCAGGACTATTGGTAAAATTCCAAAGACTATAGGAATAGATACTTGGGGTGTTGATTTTGTGCTGTTGGATGAAAAGGATAACTTAATAGGAAATGCAGTATCATACAGGGACGACAGGACTGAAGGCTTTATGGAAAAAGCTTTTGAAAAAATACCGAAAGATATGCTCTATTTATATACTGGAATTCAATTTCAGAGATTTAATACATTGTATCAATTGCTTTCTATAAAGGAAAAACATAGTGATTATCTTAAGAGAGCAAAGACCTTTTTAATGATTCCTGATTATTTGAATTTTTTACTTACAGATAAAAAAACGGCAGAGTATACTAATGCCTCTACAACTCAGCTTTTGAGTTCTTTTGATAAAACTTGGGATTACAATATTTTGGATACCTTTGGAATAAATAAAAATATGTTTCCTGAAATAAGGCTTCCTAAAACAAAATTGGGAGGGTTAAGAAAAGAATTTGTTGAAGAGTTTGGCTTTGATTCAGAAGTTATATTGGCAGCATCACATGATACAGGATCAGCTTTTATAGCTTCAGTATGTAATGATGATGACAGTATATTTTTAAGCTCTGGAACGTGGTCACTCATCGGTGTTGAAAACCATTTTCCAATATGTGTTCCCCAAGCTATGGATTACAATTTTACAAATGAAGGTGGAATCGATTATAGATATAGATTTTTGAAAAATATAATGGGTCTTTGGATTATTCAAGAAGTTAGACGAAATATTGATAATAAATACAGTTTTGCAGAAATAGCAGAGATAGCCAGAAAATATAGAAATTTTAAATCAATAATCAATGTAGATGATGACAGATTTTTGAAACCTAAAAATATGATCCAGGAAATAAAGAATTATTGTGCTGAGACAAACCAGGATATCCCAGAGGATATAGGTGAAATTGCATTTTGTGTTTTCAATAGTTTGGCTTACAGTTATAAATCTTCAGTAGAATGCCTAGAGGAAATATTTGAAAAAAAATTTAAAAGTATAAATATTTTCGGTGGAGGTTGTAAAAATGATTTATTAAATGAATTAGTTGCAGAGGTAACTGGGAAAACAGTTTTTGCAGGACCATCAGAAGCAACTGCAATAGGAAATATTTCAGCACAGATATTAAGTCTTGGGATATGTAAAAATTTAAGTGAAGTAAGACAATTAATAAAAAAATCTTTTGATATAAAAAAATTCAATAAACAATTGGAGGTAAATTAA
- a CDS encoding NAD(P)-dependent alcohol dehydrogenase: protein MKIKAAVVHEKGQDFKIEEVELASPKADEILVKIVSSGVCHTDEVAKLQVIPVPLPAVFGHEGCGIIEEVGSSVTEFKKGDRVGFSFGFCGHCENCLSAHQHACENFNEINFGGVMSDGTKRLSQNGKEISSFFGQSSFATYAVVNQNSAIKVDDDIELALVGPLGCGIQTGAGAVLNRLNPKFGSTIAVFGCGTVGMSAIMAAKITGCSKIIAVGGNPSSLELAKELGATHTINRKETDDIVCEIKKITNGGCHYAIDTTGVGDFVKKALACVRFLGTAVVLGATGDLTINVQEELMGEAKSLIGIVEGDSIPKLFIPQLIQYYKEGKFPFDKLIKFYDFEDINKAFEDSHNGKVIKAVLKIN, encoded by the coding sequence ATGAAAATAAAAGCGGCAGTAGTTCATGAAAAAGGACAAGATTTTAAAATTGAAGAGGTAGAATTAGCATCACCAAAGGCAGATGAAATACTTGTAAAAATAGTATCAAGCGGTGTTTGTCATACTGATGAAGTTGCAAAACTACAAGTGATTCCAGTACCTTTACCAGCAGTATTTGGACATGAAGGTTGTGGCATTATAGAAGAGGTTGGTAGTAGCGTTACTGAGTTTAAAAAGGGTGACCGTGTTGGATTTTCCTTTGGATTTTGTGGACATTGTGAAAATTGTCTAAGCGCACATCAACATGCATGTGAAAATTTTAATGAAATTAATTTTGGTGGGGTTATGAGTGATGGTACAAAGAGACTTTCACAAAATGGGAAAGAAATATCTTCATTCTTTGGACAATCCTCCTTTGCAACTTATGCAGTGGTAAATCAAAACAGTGCAATAAAAGTTGATGATGACATAGAGCTTGCATTGGTAGGCCCTTTAGGTTGTGGCATCCAAACAGGTGCAGGTGCTGTATTAAATAGATTAAATCCAAAATTTGGTTCTACTATTGCGGTATTTGGATGTGGAACTGTAGGAATGAGTGCTATTATGGCAGCTAAAATTACAGGATGTTCAAAAATTATTGCAGTAGGAGGAAATCCAAGCAGTTTAGAACTTGCAAAAGAGCTTGGAGCAACTCATACTATAAACAGAAAAGAAACTGATGATATAGTTTGTGAAATTAAGAAAATCACAAATGGAGGATGCCACTATGCAATTGATACCACTGGAGTTGGTGATTTTGTAAAGAAAGCTCTTGCTTGTGTTCGTTTCTTAGGTACTGCAGTAGTTCTAGGAGCAACTGGAGATTTGACCATTAATGTACAAGAAGAATTAATGGGTGAAGCAAAATCTCTAATTGGGATTGTAGAAGGTGATTCTATTCCAAAACTATTTATTCCTCAATTAATTCAATACTATAAAGAAGGTAAATTTCCATTTGATAAATTAATTAAATTCTATGATTTTGAAGATATCAACAAAGCTTTTGAAGACTCTCACAATGGTAAAGTTATTAAAGCCGTATTAAAAATAAATTAA
- a CDS encoding NAD(P)-dependent oxidoreductase — MKILIVGYFTETSKSNIVRHFPEDWDIVIVPPGKEMLHHIEDCQVIIPEHIKVDISLLSIAKKLKLVQTGAGFDNVDINACTQFGIWVANAAGVNSQAVAEHVMALIFSYYKNIPFLDSFMKNKMDENQLNYTGSELKGKTIGIIGLGSVGKKVAEFCKAFDINVLAYARNSVVQSDTFVKMMDFDTLVSTSDILSVHVSLNQQTKQLINKEVFKKMKNTALFINTARGGIVNERDLIDALKNRDISGACLDVFESEPLPIDSELRNLSNVILTPHTSGMPDGLKFHKKRYDFFVNNIKRIENGEEPESNLNELL, encoded by the coding sequence ATGAAGATTCTCATAGTTGGATATTTTACCGAGACCTCAAAATCAAATATTGTAAGGCATTTTCCAGAAGACTGGGACATTGTAATTGTCCCACCAGGAAAAGAAATGCTGCATCATATTGAAGATTGCCAGGTAATCATACCTGAACATATTAAAGTGGATATCAGCCTGCTTTCTATCGCAAAAAAATTAAAATTGGTACAGACTGGTGCTGGATTTGATAATGTAGATATCAATGCCTGCACGCAATTTGGTATTTGGGTGGCCAATGCTGCAGGAGTGAATTCACAGGCAGTGGCTGAGCACGTAATGGCACTGATATTCTCTTATTATAAAAACATACCGTTTCTTGATTCTTTTATGAAAAACAAGATGGATGAAAATCAATTGAACTATACAGGGAGTGAATTAAAAGGCAAAACCATTGGAATTATCGGCTTGGGCTCCGTCGGTAAAAAAGTAGCTGAGTTTTGCAAGGCTTTTGATATAAACGTGCTAGCTTATGCTAGAAATTCCGTTGTACAGTCTGACACTTTTGTGAAAATGATGGATTTCGATACCCTTGTAAGCACATCGGACATATTAAGTGTACATGTGTCCTTAAATCAGCAGACTAAACAGCTGATCAACAAAGAAGTATTCAAGAAAATGAAAAATACCGCACTTTTTATCAATACAGCCCGAGGCGGGATTGTCAATGAAAGAGACTTGATAGATGCATTAAAAAACAGGGACATTTCAGGCGCATGCCTGGATGTGTTTGAATCTGAACCACTTCCAATTGACAGTGAGCTCCGGAATCTTAGCAATGTAATACTTACTCCACATACATCAGGTATGCCTGACGGCCTGAAATTCCACAAAAAAAGGTATGATTTCTTTGTGAATAATATAAAACGCATAGAGAATGGTGAAGAACCTGAAAGCAATCTCAATGAGTTATTATAA
- a CDS encoding LysR family transcriptional regulator — MDMKQLKYFVQVCEDKSFTLASQSLFITQQALSKTIKNLENELGIQLFYRTPRGIELTDAGNFLLEKAKYLLEQLESITNEVKEKFNLQKGTISLCVAPGVLRSLSPNILIDFCDTYADIKVIKHEYADLICERHVKRGIFNIGCSLMPSNLTNIDFIPIKSEKLYLIVNTKNPLSQKKEISIKDLESENFIVFDKNFELRHLVVSKCKEAGFIPKIIFESSEVDLLNNLVYLNKGIFICVEHVVNEINEKNTCFIPFSDKSFKWQIGFILKKNKQVSPILKTFINYILEY, encoded by the coding sequence ATGGATATGAAACAGTTAAAATATTTTGTACAGGTTTGTGAGGATAAAAGCTTCACACTAGCATCTCAAAGCCTCTTTATAACACAACAAGCTCTTAGTAAAACTATTAAAAATTTGGAAAATGAACTTGGAATACAGTTATTTTATAGAACTCCAAGGGGAATCGAGCTTACCGATGCCGGAAACTTTTTACTTGAAAAAGCTAAATATTTATTAGAGCAATTAGAATCAATAACAAATGAAGTTAAAGAGAAATTTAATCTTCAGAAAGGTACGATATCTTTATGCGTTGCTCCTGGAGTATTACGATCATTATCACCTAATATTCTCATTGATTTTTGTGATACATATGCTGATATTAAAGTTATAAAGCATGAATATGCAGATCTTATATGCGAGCGTCACGTAAAGAGAGGAATTTTTAATATAGGATGTAGTCTAATGCCATCCAATTTAACAAATATAGATTTCATTCCTATTAAGTCAGAGAAATTATATCTCATTGTGAATACTAAAAATCCGTTATCTCAGAAAAAAGAAATCAGCATTAAAGATTTAGAAAGTGAAAATTTTATTGTATTTGATAAGAACTTTGAGCTCCGACACCTTGTAGTTAGCAAATGTAAAGAAGCAGGTTTTATTCCAAAGATAATTTTCGAGTCCTCTGAAGTTGATTTATTAAATAATTTAGTTTATCTTAATAAAGGCATATTTATATGTGTAGAACATGTTGTCAATGAAATAAATGAAAAAAACACCTGCTTTATTCCCTTTAGCGATAAATCCTTCAAATGGCAGATCGGATTCATACTAAAAAAGAACAAACAGGTTAGTCCTATATTAAAAACTTTCATAAATTACATATTGGAGTATTAA
- a CDS encoding SpoVA/SpoVAEb family sporulation membrane protein has product MDFIKVFITGGAICFLGQLLLTKFKLSPPKMLTTIIIAGGLLEILGLYKYIAAFGGEGAQVPISGLGSLFANAVKTGMAEQGILGIFMFSNTFYKIAGIVILTAVVVFIITARFFSTIKEK; this is encoded by the coding sequence ATGGATTTTATTAAAGTATTTATTACAGGCGGTGCCATATGCTTTCTTGGACAACTTTTATTGACAAAATTTAAATTATCTCCACCAAAGATGCTGACAACAATCATTATTGCAGGAGGGTTACTGGAGATTTTAGGTTTATATAAGTACATTGCAGCCTTTGGAGGAGAAGGTGCGCAAGTGCCGATTTCAGGTTTGGGATCTTTGTTTGCTAATGCAGTTAAAACAGGAATGGCTGAACAGGGAATACTGGGAATATTTATGTTTAGTAACACTTTTTATAAAATAGCAGGAATAGTTATTCTAACTGCTGTAGTTGTTTTTATAATTACAGCAAGGTTTTTTAGCACTATAAAAGAAAAATAA